From a region of the Opisthocomus hoazin isolate bOpiHoa1 chromosome 21, bOpiHoa1.hap1, whole genome shotgun sequence genome:
- the LUC7L3 gene encoding luc7-like protein 3 isoform X3: MISAAQLLDELMGRDRNLAPDEKRSNVRWDHESVCKYYLCGFCPAELFTNTRSDLGPCEKIHDENLRKQYEKSSRFMKVGYERDFLRYLQSLLAEVERRIRRGHARLALSQNQQSSGGAGPTGKNEEKIQVLTDKIDVLLQQIEELGSEGKVEEAQGMMKLVEQLKEERELLRSTTSTIESFAAQEKQMEVCEVCGAFLIVGDAQSRVDDHLMGKQHMGYAKIKATVEDLKEKLRKRTEEPDRDDRLKKEKQEREEREKEREREREERERKRRREEEEKEKERARDRERRKRSRSRSRHSSRTSDRRCSRSRDHKRSRSRERRRSRSRDRRRSRSHDRSERKHRSRSRDRRRSKSRDRKSYKHRSKSREREQDRKSKEKEKRGSDDKKSSMKSSSREKQSEDTNTDSKESDTKNEVNGTSEDIKSEVQRKYAQMKMELSQVRRHTRAPSEGKDSVVLQNILRTTT; the protein is encoded by the exons GTTTGTAAATACTACCTTTGTGGGTTTTGCCCAGCTGAATTATTTACAAATACCCGTTCTGATTTAG GTCCTTGTGAAAAAATTCATGATGAAAATCTACGTAAACA GTATGAGAAGAGCTCTCGTTTTATGAAAGTGGGCTATGAAAGAGACTTCTTGCGCTACTTACAAAGCTTACTTGCAGAAGTAGAACGCAGGATTCGAAGAGGCCATGCTCGTTTGGCACTGTCACAGAATCAGCAGTCTTCTGGG GGAGCGGGACCTACCGGTAAAAATGAAGAGAAGATTCAGGTGTTAACTGACAAAATTGATGTACTTCTACAACAG atTGAAGAACTAGGTTCAGAAGGGAAGGTGGAGGAGGCACAGGGAATGATGAAACTTGTTGAACAGctaaaggaagagagagaattGCTGAGGTCTACAACTTCA acaaTTGAGAGCTTTGCTGCCCAAGAAAAGCAAATGGAAGTTTGTGAAGTTTGTGGAGCCTTCTTAATTGTAGGAGATGCACAATCCAGGGTAGATGACCACTTGATGGGAAAGCAGCACATGGGTTATGCCAAAATAAAAGCTACTGTAGAAGATTTAAAA gaaaagttaagaaaaagaacagaagaaccTGACCGTGATGAcaggttaaaaaaagagaaacaagaacGAGAAGAACGAGAAAAAGAGCGGGAACGGGAAAGAGAAGAGCGGGAAAGGAAGAGACGacgtgaagaagaagaaaaggaaaaagagagggcTCGTGATAGAGAGAGACGTAAAAGGAGTCGTTCACGGAGTAGACATTCAAGCAGAACATCTGACAGAAGATGCAGCCGTTCACGAGACCACAAAAGATCgagaagcagagaaagaaggCGAAGCAG GAGTCGTGACCgaagaagaagcagaagtcaTGATAGGTCAGAAAGAAAACATAGGTCTCGCAGCAGGGACAGGAGACGATCAAAAAGCCGTGATCGGAAATCCTACAAGCACAGaagcaaaagcagagagagagaacaagaCAGGAAGTCAAAAGAAAAAG AAAAGAGGGGATCTGATGATAAAAAAAGTAGTATGAAGTCCAGTAGTCGAGAAAAACAGAGTGAAGACACAAATACAGACTCGAAGGAGAGTGATACTAAGAATGAGGTCAATGGGACCAGTGAAGACATTAAATCTGAAG TGCAGCGTAAGTATGCACAGATGAAGATGGAACTAAGCCAAGTAAGAAGACATACTAGAGCACCTTCTGAAGGAAAAGACAGTGTAGTCCTGCAAAACATTTTGAG GACTACTACATGA
- the LUC7L3 gene encoding luc7-like protein 3 isoform X5 yields MISAAQLLDELMGRDRNLAPDEKRSNVRWDHESVCKYYLCGFCPAELFTNTRSDLGPCEKIHDENLRKQYEKSSRFMKVGYERDFLRYLQSLLAEVERRIRRGHARLALSQNQQSSGGAGPTGKNEEKIQVLTDKIDVLLQQIEELGSEGKVEEAQGMMKLVEQLKEERELLRSTTSTIESFAAQEKQMEVCEVCGAFLIVGDAQSRVDDHLMGKQHMGYAKIKATVEDLKEKLRKRTEEPDRDDRLKKEKQEREEREKEREREREERERKRRREEEEKEKERARDRERRKRSRSRSRHSSRTSDRRCSRSRDHKRSRSRERRRSRSRDRRRSRSHDRSERKHRSRSRDRRRSKSRDRKSYKHRSKSREREQDRKSKEKVQRKYAQMKMELSQVRRHTRAPSEGKDSVVLQNILSVGVVSGP; encoded by the exons GTTTGTAAATACTACCTTTGTGGGTTTTGCCCAGCTGAATTATTTACAAATACCCGTTCTGATTTAG GTCCTTGTGAAAAAATTCATGATGAAAATCTACGTAAACA GTATGAGAAGAGCTCTCGTTTTATGAAAGTGGGCTATGAAAGAGACTTCTTGCGCTACTTACAAAGCTTACTTGCAGAAGTAGAACGCAGGATTCGAAGAGGCCATGCTCGTTTGGCACTGTCACAGAATCAGCAGTCTTCTGGG GGAGCGGGACCTACCGGTAAAAATGAAGAGAAGATTCAGGTGTTAACTGACAAAATTGATGTACTTCTACAACAG atTGAAGAACTAGGTTCAGAAGGGAAGGTGGAGGAGGCACAGGGAATGATGAAACTTGTTGAACAGctaaaggaagagagagaattGCTGAGGTCTACAACTTCA acaaTTGAGAGCTTTGCTGCCCAAGAAAAGCAAATGGAAGTTTGTGAAGTTTGTGGAGCCTTCTTAATTGTAGGAGATGCACAATCCAGGGTAGATGACCACTTGATGGGAAAGCAGCACATGGGTTATGCCAAAATAAAAGCTACTGTAGAAGATTTAAAA gaaaagttaagaaaaagaacagaagaaccTGACCGTGATGAcaggttaaaaaaagagaaacaagaacGAGAAGAACGAGAAAAAGAGCGGGAACGGGAAAGAGAAGAGCGGGAAAGGAAGAGACGacgtgaagaagaagaaaaggaaaaagagagggcTCGTGATAGAGAGAGACGTAAAAGGAGTCGTTCACGGAGTAGACATTCAAGCAGAACATCTGACAGAAGATGCAGCCGTTCACGAGACCACAAAAGATCgagaagcagagaaagaaggCGAAGCAG GAGTCGTGACCgaagaagaagcagaagtcaTGATAGGTCAGAAAGAAAACATAGGTCTCGCAGCAGGGACAGGAGACGATCAAAAAGCCGTGATCGGAAATCCTACAAGCACAGaagcaaaagcagagagagagaacaagaCAGGAAGTCAAAAGAAAAAG TGCAGCGTAAGTATGCACAGATGAAGATGGAACTAAGCCAAGTAAGAAGACATACTAGAGCACCTTCTGAAGGAAAAGACAGTGTAGTCCTGCAAAACATTTTGAG CGTTGGTGTTGTGAGCGGCCCATGA
- the LUC7L3 gene encoding luc7-like protein 3 isoform X2, translating to MISAAQLLDELMGRDRNLAPDEKRSNVRWDHESVCKYYLCGFCPAELFTNTRSDLGPCEKIHDENLRKQYEKSSRFMKVGYERDFLRYLQSLLAEVERRIRRGHARLALSQNQQSSGGAGPTGKNEEKIQVLTDKIDVLLQQIEELGSEGKVEEAQGMMKLVEQLKEERELLRSTTSTIESFAAQEKQMEVCEVCGAFLIVGDAQSRVDDHLMGKQHMGYAKIKATVEDLKEKLRKRTEEPDRDDRLKKEKQEREEREKEREREREERERKRRREEEEKEKERARDRERRKRSRSRSRHSSRTSDRRCSRSRDHKRSRSRERRRSRSRDRRRSRSHDRSERKHRSRSRDRRRSKSRDRKSYKHRSKSREREQDRKSKEKEKRGSDDKKSSMKSSSREKQSEDTNTDSKESDTKNEVNGTSEDIKSEVQRKYAQMKMELSQVRRHTRAPSEGKDSVVLQNILSVGVVSGP from the exons GTTTGTAAATACTACCTTTGTGGGTTTTGCCCAGCTGAATTATTTACAAATACCCGTTCTGATTTAG GTCCTTGTGAAAAAATTCATGATGAAAATCTACGTAAACA GTATGAGAAGAGCTCTCGTTTTATGAAAGTGGGCTATGAAAGAGACTTCTTGCGCTACTTACAAAGCTTACTTGCAGAAGTAGAACGCAGGATTCGAAGAGGCCATGCTCGTTTGGCACTGTCACAGAATCAGCAGTCTTCTGGG GGAGCGGGACCTACCGGTAAAAATGAAGAGAAGATTCAGGTGTTAACTGACAAAATTGATGTACTTCTACAACAG atTGAAGAACTAGGTTCAGAAGGGAAGGTGGAGGAGGCACAGGGAATGATGAAACTTGTTGAACAGctaaaggaagagagagaattGCTGAGGTCTACAACTTCA acaaTTGAGAGCTTTGCTGCCCAAGAAAAGCAAATGGAAGTTTGTGAAGTTTGTGGAGCCTTCTTAATTGTAGGAGATGCACAATCCAGGGTAGATGACCACTTGATGGGAAAGCAGCACATGGGTTATGCCAAAATAAAAGCTACTGTAGAAGATTTAAAA gaaaagttaagaaaaagaacagaagaaccTGACCGTGATGAcaggttaaaaaaagagaaacaagaacGAGAAGAACGAGAAAAAGAGCGGGAACGGGAAAGAGAAGAGCGGGAAAGGAAGAGACGacgtgaagaagaagaaaaggaaaaagagagggcTCGTGATAGAGAGAGACGTAAAAGGAGTCGTTCACGGAGTAGACATTCAAGCAGAACATCTGACAGAAGATGCAGCCGTTCACGAGACCACAAAAGATCgagaagcagagaaagaaggCGAAGCAG GAGTCGTGACCgaagaagaagcagaagtcaTGATAGGTCAGAAAGAAAACATAGGTCTCGCAGCAGGGACAGGAGACGATCAAAAAGCCGTGATCGGAAATCCTACAAGCACAGaagcaaaagcagagagagagaacaagaCAGGAAGTCAAAAGAAAAAG AAAAGAGGGGATCTGATGATAAAAAAAGTAGTATGAAGTCCAGTAGTCGAGAAAAACAGAGTGAAGACACAAATACAGACTCGAAGGAGAGTGATACTAAGAATGAGGTCAATGGGACCAGTGAAGACATTAAATCTGAAG TGCAGCGTAAGTATGCACAGATGAAGATGGAACTAAGCCAAGTAAGAAGACATACTAGAGCACCTTCTGAAGGAAAAGACAGTGTAGTCCTGCAAAACATTTTGAG CGTTGGTGTTGTGAGCGGCCCATGA
- the LUC7L3 gene encoding luc7-like protein 3 isoform X1, protein MISAAQLLDELMGRDRNLAPDEKRSNVRWDHESVCKYYLCGFCPAELFTNTRSDLGPCEKIHDENLRKQYEKSSRFMKVGYERDFLRYLQSLLAEVERRIRRGHARLALSQNQQSSGGAGPTGKNEEKIQVLTDKIDVLLQQIEELGSEGKVEEAQGMMKLVEQLKEERELLRSTTSTIESFAAQEKQMEVCEVCGAFLIVGDAQSRVDDHLMGKQHMGYAKIKATVEDLKEKLRKRTEEPDRDDRLKKEKQEREEREKEREREREERERKRRREEEEKEKERARDRERRKRSRSRSRHSSRTSDRRCSRSRDHKRSRSRERRRSRSRDRRRSRSHDRSERKHRSRSRDRRRSKSRDRKSYKHRSKSREREQDRKSKEKEKRGSDDKKSSMKSSSREKQSEDTNTDSKESDTKNEVNGTSEDIKSEVQRKYAQMKMELSQVRRHTRAPSEGKDSVVLQNILRYIVLSQLFCSRLVPPISVPLWDIFVI, encoded by the exons GTTTGTAAATACTACCTTTGTGGGTTTTGCCCAGCTGAATTATTTACAAATACCCGTTCTGATTTAG GTCCTTGTGAAAAAATTCATGATGAAAATCTACGTAAACA GTATGAGAAGAGCTCTCGTTTTATGAAAGTGGGCTATGAAAGAGACTTCTTGCGCTACTTACAAAGCTTACTTGCAGAAGTAGAACGCAGGATTCGAAGAGGCCATGCTCGTTTGGCACTGTCACAGAATCAGCAGTCTTCTGGG GGAGCGGGACCTACCGGTAAAAATGAAGAGAAGATTCAGGTGTTAACTGACAAAATTGATGTACTTCTACAACAG atTGAAGAACTAGGTTCAGAAGGGAAGGTGGAGGAGGCACAGGGAATGATGAAACTTGTTGAACAGctaaaggaagagagagaattGCTGAGGTCTACAACTTCA acaaTTGAGAGCTTTGCTGCCCAAGAAAAGCAAATGGAAGTTTGTGAAGTTTGTGGAGCCTTCTTAATTGTAGGAGATGCACAATCCAGGGTAGATGACCACTTGATGGGAAAGCAGCACATGGGTTATGCCAAAATAAAAGCTACTGTAGAAGATTTAAAA gaaaagttaagaaaaagaacagaagaaccTGACCGTGATGAcaggttaaaaaaagagaaacaagaacGAGAAGAACGAGAAAAAGAGCGGGAACGGGAAAGAGAAGAGCGGGAAAGGAAGAGACGacgtgaagaagaagaaaaggaaaaagagagggcTCGTGATAGAGAGAGACGTAAAAGGAGTCGTTCACGGAGTAGACATTCAAGCAGAACATCTGACAGAAGATGCAGCCGTTCACGAGACCACAAAAGATCgagaagcagagaaagaaggCGAAGCAG GAGTCGTGACCgaagaagaagcagaagtcaTGATAGGTCAGAAAGAAAACATAGGTCTCGCAGCAGGGACAGGAGACGATCAAAAAGCCGTGATCGGAAATCCTACAAGCACAGaagcaaaagcagagagagagaacaagaCAGGAAGTCAAAAGAAAAAG AAAAGAGGGGATCTGATGATAAAAAAAGTAGTATGAAGTCCAGTAGTCGAGAAAAACAGAGTGAAGACACAAATACAGACTCGAAGGAGAGTGATACTAAGAATGAGGTCAATGGGACCAGTGAAGACATTAAATCTGAAG TGCAGCGTAAGTATGCACAGATGAAGATGGAACTAAGCCAAGTAAGAAGACATACTAGAGCACCTTCTGAAGGAAAAGACAGTGTAGTCCTGCAAAACATTTTGAGGTACATTGTTTTGTCTCAGCTATTTTGTAGCAGACTCGTGCCCCCCATTAGTGTGCCTCTTTGGGACATATTTGTAATATAG
- the LUC7L3 gene encoding luc7-like protein 3 isoform X4, translated as MISAAQLLDELMGRDRNLAPDEKRSNVRWDHESVCKYYLCGFCPAELFTNTRSDLGPCEKIHDENLRKQYEKSSRFMKVGYERDFLRYLQSLLAEVERRIRRGHARLALSQNQQSSGGAGPTGKNEEKIQVLTDKIDVLLQQIEELGSEGKVEEAQGMMKLVEQLKEERELLRSTTSTIESFAAQEKQMEVCEVCGAFLIVGDAQSRVDDHLMGKQHMGYAKIKATVEDLKEKLRKRTEEPDRDDRLKKEKQEREEREKEREREREERERKRRREEEEKEKERARDRERRKRSRSRSRHSSRTSDRRCSRSRDHKRSRSRERRRSRSRDRRRSRSHDRSERKHRSRSRDRRRSKSRDRKSYKHRSKSREREQDRKSKEKEKRGSDDKKSSMKSSSREKQSEDTNTDSKESDTKNEVNGTSEDIKSEGDTQSN; from the exons GTTTGTAAATACTACCTTTGTGGGTTTTGCCCAGCTGAATTATTTACAAATACCCGTTCTGATTTAG GTCCTTGTGAAAAAATTCATGATGAAAATCTACGTAAACA GTATGAGAAGAGCTCTCGTTTTATGAAAGTGGGCTATGAAAGAGACTTCTTGCGCTACTTACAAAGCTTACTTGCAGAAGTAGAACGCAGGATTCGAAGAGGCCATGCTCGTTTGGCACTGTCACAGAATCAGCAGTCTTCTGGG GGAGCGGGACCTACCGGTAAAAATGAAGAGAAGATTCAGGTGTTAACTGACAAAATTGATGTACTTCTACAACAG atTGAAGAACTAGGTTCAGAAGGGAAGGTGGAGGAGGCACAGGGAATGATGAAACTTGTTGAACAGctaaaggaagagagagaattGCTGAGGTCTACAACTTCA acaaTTGAGAGCTTTGCTGCCCAAGAAAAGCAAATGGAAGTTTGTGAAGTTTGTGGAGCCTTCTTAATTGTAGGAGATGCACAATCCAGGGTAGATGACCACTTGATGGGAAAGCAGCACATGGGTTATGCCAAAATAAAAGCTACTGTAGAAGATTTAAAA gaaaagttaagaaaaagaacagaagaaccTGACCGTGATGAcaggttaaaaaaagagaaacaagaacGAGAAGAACGAGAAAAAGAGCGGGAACGGGAAAGAGAAGAGCGGGAAAGGAAGAGACGacgtgaagaagaagaaaaggaaaaagagagggcTCGTGATAGAGAGAGACGTAAAAGGAGTCGTTCACGGAGTAGACATTCAAGCAGAACATCTGACAGAAGATGCAGCCGTTCACGAGACCACAAAAGATCgagaagcagagaaagaaggCGAAGCAG GAGTCGTGACCgaagaagaagcagaagtcaTGATAGGTCAGAAAGAAAACATAGGTCTCGCAGCAGGGACAGGAGACGATCAAAAAGCCGTGATCGGAAATCCTACAAGCACAGaagcaaaagcagagagagagaacaagaCAGGAAGTCAAAAGAAAAAG AAAAGAGGGGATCTGATGATAAAAAAAGTAGTATGAAGTCCAGTAGTCGAGAAAAACAGAGTGAAGACACAAATACAGACTCGAAGGAGAGTGATACTAAGAATGAGGTCAATGGGACCAGTGAAGACATTAAATCTGAAGGTGACACTCAGTCCAATTAA
- the LUC7L3 gene encoding luc7-like protein 3 isoform X6: MISAAQLLDELMGRDRNLAPDEKRSNVRWDHESVCKYYLCGFCPAELFTNTRSDLGPCEKIHDENLRKQYEKSSRFMKVGYERDFLRYLQSLLAEVERRIRRGHARLALSQNQQSSGGAGPTGKNEEKIQVLTDKIDVLLQQIEELGSEGKVEEAQGMMKLVEQLKEERELLRSTTSTIESFAAQEKQMEVCEVCGAFLIVGDAQSRVDDHLMGKQHMGYAKIKATVEDLKEKLRKRTEEPDRDDRLKKEKQEREEREKEREREREERERKRRREEEEKEKERARDRERRKRSRSRSRHSSRTSDRRCSRSRDHKRSRSRERRRSRSRDRRRSRSHDRSERKHRSRSRDRRRSKSRDRKSYKHRSKSREREQDRKSKEKGQKIRLLD, from the exons GTTTGTAAATACTACCTTTGTGGGTTTTGCCCAGCTGAATTATTTACAAATACCCGTTCTGATTTAG GTCCTTGTGAAAAAATTCATGATGAAAATCTACGTAAACA GTATGAGAAGAGCTCTCGTTTTATGAAAGTGGGCTATGAAAGAGACTTCTTGCGCTACTTACAAAGCTTACTTGCAGAAGTAGAACGCAGGATTCGAAGAGGCCATGCTCGTTTGGCACTGTCACAGAATCAGCAGTCTTCTGGG GGAGCGGGACCTACCGGTAAAAATGAAGAGAAGATTCAGGTGTTAACTGACAAAATTGATGTACTTCTACAACAG atTGAAGAACTAGGTTCAGAAGGGAAGGTGGAGGAGGCACAGGGAATGATGAAACTTGTTGAACAGctaaaggaagagagagaattGCTGAGGTCTACAACTTCA acaaTTGAGAGCTTTGCTGCCCAAGAAAAGCAAATGGAAGTTTGTGAAGTTTGTGGAGCCTTCTTAATTGTAGGAGATGCACAATCCAGGGTAGATGACCACTTGATGGGAAAGCAGCACATGGGTTATGCCAAAATAAAAGCTACTGTAGAAGATTTAAAA gaaaagttaagaaaaagaacagaagaaccTGACCGTGATGAcaggttaaaaaaagagaaacaagaacGAGAAGAACGAGAAAAAGAGCGGGAACGGGAAAGAGAAGAGCGGGAAAGGAAGAGACGacgtgaagaagaagaaaaggaaaaagagagggcTCGTGATAGAGAGAGACGTAAAAGGAGTCGTTCACGGAGTAGACATTCAAGCAGAACATCTGACAGAAGATGCAGCCGTTCACGAGACCACAAAAGATCgagaagcagagaaagaaggCGAAGCAG GAGTCGTGACCgaagaagaagcagaagtcaTGATAGGTCAGAAAGAAAACATAGGTCTCGCAGCAGGGACAGGAGACGATCAAAAAGCCGTGATCGGAAATCCTACAAGCACAGaagcaaaagcagagagagagaacaagaCAGGAAGTCAAAAGAAAAAG GACAGAAGATAAGATTATTGGACTGA